A single genomic interval of Bradyrhizobium sp. AZCC 1693 harbors:
- the araD gene encoding L-arabinonate dehydratase: MSNKKNPADLRSARWFAPDDLRAFGHRSRAMQMGYAPEEWKGRPVIAILNTWSDAQPCHMHFKSRVDDVKRGILMAGGFPMELPALSLSESFLKPTTMLYRNMLAMDAEELLRGHPVDGVVLMGGCDKTTPGLLLGATSMNLPTIYLPAGPMLRGNWKGKTLGSGSDAWKYWDERRAGKISDKDWVDVEAGIARSYGTCMTMGTASTMTAIAESIGMTLPGASSIPAADAGHIRMASECGRRIVEMVWEDLTPEKIQTRKAFENAITVAMAMGCSTNAIIHLIAQARRAGQDIGLDDFEKASRKVPVIANVRPSGDKYLMEDFFYAGGLPGLMSRIKEHLHLDVMTVTGQTLGDNIARAEVYNDDVIRSVENPIYKEGALAVLKGNLAPDGCVIKPSACEPRFLKHTGPALVFDDYPSMKKAIDDPNLDVSADHVLILRNAGPQGGPGMPEWGMLPIPTKLVRQGVRDMVRLSDARMSGTSYGACILHVSPESYIGGPLALVRTGDKITLDVNARTINLDVPEAELAKRRAEWKAPEPRYERGYGWMFTKHIKQANEGCDFDFLETGFGKPVEEPSIY; this comes from the coding sequence ATGAGCAACAAGAAGAACCCCGCCGACCTCCGCAGCGCGCGCTGGTTCGCGCCCGACGATCTCCGCGCCTTCGGCCACCGCTCGCGGGCGATGCAGATGGGCTACGCGCCGGAGGAATGGAAGGGTCGGCCGGTCATCGCGATCCTCAACACCTGGTCGGACGCGCAGCCCTGCCACATGCATTTCAAGAGCCGCGTCGACGACGTCAAGCGCGGCATCCTGATGGCGGGCGGTTTCCCGATGGAGCTGCCGGCGCTGTCGCTGTCGGAATCGTTTCTGAAGCCGACCACGATGCTCTATCGCAACATGCTGGCGATGGATGCCGAGGAACTGCTGCGTGGCCATCCCGTCGATGGCGTCGTGCTGATGGGTGGCTGCGACAAGACCACGCCAGGCCTGCTGCTGGGCGCCACCAGCATGAACCTGCCCACGATCTATCTGCCGGCGGGGCCGATGCTGCGCGGCAACTGGAAGGGCAAGACGCTTGGCTCCGGCTCGGATGCCTGGAAATATTGGGACGAGCGGCGCGCCGGAAAAATCTCCGACAAGGACTGGGTCGATGTCGAGGCCGGCATCGCCCGCAGCTATGGCACCTGCATGACCATGGGTACGGCGTCGACGATGACGGCGATCGCGGAATCGATCGGCATGACGCTGCCGGGCGCGTCCTCGATTCCCGCCGCCGATGCCGGCCATATCCGCATGGCATCCGAATGCGGCCGACGGATTGTCGAGATGGTGTGGGAAGACCTGACGCCGGAAAAAATCCAGACCCGGAAAGCCTTCGAGAACGCGATCACCGTCGCGATGGCGATGGGCTGCTCGACCAATGCGATCATCCATCTGATCGCGCAGGCCCGCCGCGCCGGTCAGGACATCGGGCTCGACGATTTTGAAAAGGCTAGCCGCAAGGTGCCCGTCATCGCCAATGTGCGCCCGAGCGGCGACAAATATCTGATGGAGGATTTCTTCTATGCCGGCGGCCTGCCGGGCCTGATGAGCCGGATCAAAGAGCATCTGCATCTCGACGTCATGACCGTCACCGGCCAGACGCTTGGCGACAACATCGCGCGCGCCGAAGTCTACAATGACGACGTCATTCGCAGCGTCGAGAACCCCATCTACAAGGAGGGCGCGCTCGCCGTGCTCAAGGGCAATCTCGCGCCCGATGGCTGCGTGATCAAGCCCAGCGCCTGCGAGCCGCGTTTTCTCAAGCACACCGGCCCGGCGCTGGTGTTCGACGATTACCCCTCGATGAAGAAGGCGATCGACGATCCCAACCTCGACGTCTCGGCGGATCATGTGCTGATCCTGCGCAATGCCGGCCCGCAGGGCGGGCCGGGCATGCCGGAATGGGGCATGTTGCCGATCCCGACAAAACTGGTGAGGCAGGGCGTGCGCGACATGGTGCGGCTGTCGGACGCGCGCATGAGCGGTACCAGCTATGGCGCCTGCATTCTGCATGTTTCGCCGGAATCCTATATCGGCGGGCCGCTGGCGCTGGTGCGAACCGGCGACAAGATCACGCTCGACGTCAACGCGCGCACCATCAACCTTGATGTGCCGGAGGCAGAACTCGCAAAGCGCCGCGCCGAATGGAAGGCGCCGGAGCCGCGCTACGAGCGCGGCTATGGCTGGATGTTCACCAAGCACATCAAGCAAGCCAATGAAGGCTGCGACTTCGATTTTCTGGAGACCGGATTTGGGAAGCCGGTGGAGGAGCCGTCGATCTACTAA
- a CDS encoding MBOAT family O-acyltransferase, producing the protein MLFNSHSFIFLFLPVVLLGYFALGRRSHLAPVVWLTLASLVFYAFGGGQFVPLLLVSIAFNYGVGYLLIARKLGPGARFTALTTGVAGDLAVLGIFKYAGFFAANLNALFSAGFVVKIVLPVGISFYTFTQIAFLVDAYGGNVARYALPHYALFVAYFPHLIAGPILHHKDMIPQFERAETKRPDPHLILCGLIIFAIGLFKKTCLADGIQPLVAQAFGSNAPTFDQAWIGVLAYTFQLYFDFSGYSDMAIGISLMFGIFLPLNFNSPYKAVSIVDFWRRWHMTLSQFLRDYLYIPLGGNRHGSILRYVNLMITMLLGGFWHGAAWTFVAWGALHGVYLCINHAWSNYGPKAPPRFARLADIAGAALTFLAVVIAWVFFRAHDMPTALHLLSKMADPSDIAFGRVEMVYALFVAIYAALAWFAPNTQEIMGYDHKNRAVGENLRAQRMKPLFLYASAAVLAFGILGIQQHSEFIYFRF; encoded by the coding sequence ATGCTCTTCAATTCGCATTCCTTTATCTTCCTGTTCCTGCCGGTCGTCTTGCTCGGCTATTTCGCGCTTGGCCGCCGCAGCCATCTGGCTCCGGTAGTCTGGCTGACGCTGGCCTCGCTGGTCTTTTATGCCTTCGGCGGCGGGCAGTTCGTGCCGTTGCTGCTTGTTTCGATCGCCTTCAATTACGGCGTCGGCTATCTCCTGATCGCGCGCAAGCTCGGCCCAGGTGCACGGTTTACCGCGCTCACAACAGGCGTCGCCGGCGATCTCGCGGTGCTCGGCATCTTCAAATATGCGGGATTTTTCGCCGCCAATCTCAATGCGCTGTTCTCGGCCGGATTCGTCGTCAAGATCGTGCTTCCGGTCGGCATTTCCTTCTACACCTTTACCCAGATCGCGTTCCTGGTCGACGCCTACGGGGGCAACGTCGCGCGCTACGCGCTGCCGCATTACGCGCTGTTCGTCGCATACTTTCCGCACCTGATCGCCGGGCCGATCCTGCACCACAAGGACATGATCCCGCAGTTCGAGCGGGCGGAGACAAAACGCCCCGATCCGCATCTGATCCTGTGCGGCCTGATCATCTTCGCCATCGGCCTGTTCAAGAAGACCTGCCTGGCCGACGGCATCCAGCCGCTGGTCGCGCAGGCCTTCGGCTCCAATGCGCCCACCTTCGATCAGGCCTGGATCGGCGTGCTGGCTTACACGTTCCAGCTCTATTTCGATTTCTCCGGCTATTCCGACATGGCGATCGGTATCTCGCTGATGTTCGGCATTTTTCTGCCGCTGAATTTCAACTCGCCCTACAAGGCGGTCTCGATCGTCGATTTCTGGCGGCGCTGGCACATGACGCTGTCGCAGTTCCTGCGCGACTATCTCTACATCCCGCTCGGCGGCAACCGCCATGGCAGTATCCTGCGCTATGTCAATCTCATGATCACCATGCTGCTCGGCGGCTTCTGGCACGGCGCGGCATGGACCTTCGTGGCCTGGGGCGCGCTGCACGGCGTCTATCTCTGCATCAATCACGCCTGGAGCAACTACGGCCCCAAGGCGCCGCCGCGCTTCGCCCGCCTTGCCGATATCGCCGGCGCCGCTCTGACCTTTTTGGCCGTCGTCATCGCCTGGGTTTTCTTCCGCGCCCATGACATGCCGACCGCGTTGCATCTGCTGTCGAAAATGGCCGATCCTTCCGACATCGCCTTTGGCCGCGTTGAAATGGTCTACGCGCTGTTCGTCGCGATATACGCCGCGCTGGCCTGGTTCGCGCCGAACACGCAGGAGATCATGGGTTACGATCACAAGAACCGGGCCGTCGGCGAAAACCTTCGCGCACAGCGGATGAAGCCGCTGTTCCTCTATGCCTCCGCGGCGGTGCTGGCGTTCGGTATTCTCGGAATCCAGCAGCATAGCGAATTCATCTATTTCAGGTTCTGA
- a CDS encoding ABC transporter ATP-binding protein, translated as MTALLDVSDVTLRYKTSSAVVTATERVSFTVDRSDRFVLLGPSGCGKSTLLKAVGGYMTPSEGKMRISGREISEPGADRMMIFQEFDQLLPWKTVLENVMFPLLMTRRLPRKEAEARARAYIEKVSLTRVVDAYPHTLSGGMKQRVAIARGMAMEPDILLMDEPFAALDALTRRTCQDELLQLWAETKFTVLFVTHSIAEAIKIGNRILLLSPHPGRVKAEVIDVDKVSGADGSAARLEKQIHDLLFADAVTAH; from the coding sequence ATGACCGCGCTTCTCGATGTCAGTGACGTAACGCTGCGCTACAAGACTTCGAGCGCGGTGGTGACCGCGACCGAGCGGGTCAGCTTCACGGTCGATCGTTCCGATCGCTTCGTGCTGCTCGGCCCCTCCGGTTGCGGCAAGTCGACGCTGTTGAAAGCGGTCGGCGGCTACATGACGCCGAGCGAAGGCAAGATGCGCATTAGCGGCCGGGAAATATCAGAGCCCGGCGCCGACCGGATGATGATCTTCCAGGAGTTCGACCAGTTGCTGCCGTGGAAGACGGTGCTGGAAAACGTGATGTTCCCGCTGCTGATGACGCGCCGTTTGCCGCGCAAGGAAGCCGAGGCGAGGGCGCGCGCCTATATCGAAAAAGTCAGCCTCACCCGTGTCGTCGATGCCTATCCGCACACGCTGTCCGGCGGCATGAAGCAGCGCGTGGCGATCGCGCGCGGCATGGCGATGGAGCCGGATATTCTCTTGATGGACGAGCCGTTCGCCGCCCTCGACGCGCTGACGCGGCGCACCTGCCAGGACGAGTTGTTGCAGCTCTGGGCAGAGACCAAGTTCACCGTTCTGTTCGTCACCCATTCGATCGCGGAAGCGATCAAGATCGGCAACCGCATCCTGCTGCTGTCGCCGCATCCGGGCCGGGTCAAGGCCGAGGTCATCGATGTCGACAAGGTCTCCGGCGCGGACGGCAGCGCCGCGCGGCTGGAAAAGCAGATCCACGATCTCTTGTTCGCGGACGCCGTGACGGCACATTGA
- a CDS encoding SMP-30/gluconolactonase/LRE family protein produces the protein MTFTRRNLLAAASAAAATTLLARSAAAQSFSFTPNQRYPDPAVQILDPSFAKYRIYSSTVEQVATGMRWAEGPAYFPEGGYLLFSDIPNNRIMKFDEKTSQTSVFRANANYANGNARDRQGRLVTCEHSVTRRITRTEKDGKITVLADKFEGKRLNAPNDIVVKSDDTIWFTDPLFGINGEWEGKKEKPEQATTNVYRLTKDGKLTAVITDIVNPNGIAFSPDEKKLYVVEWKGTPNRSIWSFDVNDDGTVGGKTKLIDAADQGALDGFRVDRDGNLWCGWGSNGALQSEPSDVGGRKVFQLKGKPEELDGVMVFSPAGKPLAHIRLPERCANLTFGGPKNNRLYMTSCHSVYALYVESHGAV, from the coding sequence ATGACCTTTACACGACGAAACCTACTCGCCGCGGCCAGCGCCGCCGCTGCCACGACGCTTCTCGCGCGCAGCGCGGCTGCGCAATCGTTCTCGTTCACGCCGAACCAGCGCTATCCCGATCCGGCGGTGCAGATCCTCGATCCCAGCTTTGCAAAGTATCGGATCTATTCCTCGACCGTCGAACAGGTCGCCACCGGCATGCGCTGGGCCGAAGGCCCGGCCTATTTTCCCGAGGGCGGCTATCTCTTGTTCTCCGATATTCCGAACAACCGCATCATGAAGTTCGACGAGAAGACCAGCCAGACCTCAGTCTTCCGCGCCAACGCCAACTACGCCAACGGCAACGCCCGCGATCGTCAGGGCCGGCTCGTCACCTGCGAGCATTCGGTCACCCGCCGCATCACCCGCACCGAGAAGGACGGCAAGATCACGGTGCTGGCCGACAAGTTCGAGGGCAAGCGGCTGAACGCGCCCAATGATATTGTGGTCAAGTCCGACGACACCATCTGGTTCACCGATCCCCTGTTCGGCATCAACGGCGAATGGGAAGGCAAGAAGGAAAAGCCCGAGCAGGCGACCACCAACGTTTATCGCCTCACCAAGGACGGCAAGCTGACGGCCGTCATTACCGACATCGTCAATCCCAACGGGATCGCTTTCTCGCCGGACGAGAAAAAACTCTATGTCGTGGAGTGGAAGGGCACGCCGAACCGCAGCATCTGGAGTTTTGACGTCAATGACGACGGCACGGTGGGCGGCAAGACCAAGCTGATCGATGCCGCCGATCAGGGCGCGCTCGACGGTTTTCGCGTCGACCGTGACGGCAATCTGTGGTGCGGCTGGGGCTCGAACGGCGCGCTGCAGTCCGAGCCTTCGGACGTCGGCGGCCGAAAAGTGTTCCAGCTCAAGGGCAAGCCGGAAGAGCTCGACGGCGTCATGGTGTTCAGCCCCGCCGGCAAGCCGCTCGCCCACATCCGCCTGCCGGAGCGCTGCGCCAACCTCACCTTCGGCGGCCCGAAGAACAACCGCCTCTATATGACGAGCTGCCACTCGGTCTACGCGCTGTATGTGGAGTCGCACGGGGCGGTGTGA
- a CDS encoding ribonuclease activity regulator RraA, producing MTKLSDATRNKLKTVSTATVATALFKRGFRIQMIQDVHPLGPDQPVLVGEAFTLRYMPAREDLNKIDVFRDRGHPQRKAIEDCPPGAVLVMDSRKDARAASAGAILVTRLMQRGCAGVITDGGFRDSAEIAALGFPAYHHRPSAPTNLTLHQAIEINVPIGCGDAPVFPGDVILGDSDGVIVIPAHLADEIVDEAVEMTAFEDFVTEQVRGGRGILGLYPATDPQTLTDFAEWRKKNGR from the coding sequence ATGACAAAACTGAGCGACGCCACCCGCAACAAGCTGAAAACAGTCTCCACCGCCACCGTCGCCACCGCGCTGTTCAAGCGCGGCTTTCGCATCCAGATGATCCAGGACGTGCATCCGCTCGGTCCCGATCAGCCGGTGCTGGTCGGCGAAGCCTTCACGCTGCGCTACATGCCGGCGCGCGAGGATCTCAACAAGATCGACGTGTTCCGCGACCGCGGCCACCCGCAGCGCAAGGCGATCGAGGATTGCCCGCCCGGCGCGGTGCTGGTGATGGACAGCCGCAAGGATGCGCGCGCGGCCTCCGCCGGCGCCATTTTGGTGACGCGGCTGATGCAGCGCGGCTGCGCCGGCGTGATCACCGATGGCGGTTTTCGCGATTCCGCCGAAATCGCCGCCCTCGGCTTTCCCGCCTACCACCACCGCCCGAGCGCGCCGACCAATCTGACGCTGCATCAGGCGATCGAGATCAACGTCCCGATCGGCTGCGGCGACGCGCCGGTGTTTCCCGGCGACGTCATCCTCGGCGACAGCGACGGCGTGATCGTGATCCCCGCGCATCTGGCGGATGAGATCGTCGACGAAGCGGTCGAGATGACCGCGTTCGAGGATTTTGTTACGGAGCAGGTCCGGGGCGGCCGCGGCATTTTGGGACTGTATCCGGCGACCGACCCGCAGACGCTGACGGATTTCGCGGAATGGCGGAAGAAGAATGGGCGGTAG
- a CDS encoding ABC transporter permease: MGEAKILLRDAADASAIVPAEVERKLTVLELLWNDGFVRKSVIIIFLAAAWEIYGTVLNNPLLFPTFHDTILTMFDRVRDGTIPMRAWASLKVLFMGYAAGIILAAIFTILAISTRIGTDFLETITAMFNPLPAIALLPLALIWFGLGNGSLVFVLIHSVLWPVALNTHSGFKSVSNTLRMVGRNYGLRGLPYVARILIPAAFGSILTGLKIGWAFAWRTLIAAELVFGVSSGQGGLGWFIFENRNLLDIPAVFAGLLTVIVIGLIVENLIFRTIERNTVQKWGTQS; encoded by the coding sequence ATGGGCGAGGCAAAAATTCTACTGCGCGATGCCGCCGATGCGTCGGCAATTGTCCCGGCGGAAGTCGAGCGCAAGCTGACAGTATTGGAGCTGTTGTGGAACGACGGCTTCGTCCGCAAGTCCGTGATCATCATCTTTCTCGCCGCGGCCTGGGAGATCTACGGCACCGTCCTCAATAATCCGCTGCTGTTTCCGACCTTCCACGACACGATTCTGACGATGTTCGACAGGGTGCGCGACGGCACCATTCCCATGCGCGCCTGGGCGTCGCTAAAGGTGCTGTTCATGGGCTATGCCGCCGGCATCATCCTTGCGGCCATCTTCACGATTCTCGCGATCTCGACCCGGATCGGCACGGACTTTCTCGAAACCATCACAGCGATGTTCAATCCGCTGCCGGCGATTGCGCTGTTGCCGCTGGCGCTGATCTGGTTCGGGCTTGGCAACGGCAGTCTGGTTTTCGTGCTGATCCATTCGGTGCTGTGGCCGGTCGCGCTCAACACCCATTCCGGCTTCAAGAGCGTGTCGAACACGCTGCGGATGGTCGGCCGCAATTACGGCCTGCGCGGTTTGCCTTATGTCGCGCGTATTCTCATCCCCGCCGCCTTCGGCTCGATCCTGACCGGACTGAAGATCGGATGGGCGTTCGCCTGGCGCACACTGATCGCCGCCGAACTCGTGTTCGGCGTGTCGTCGGGGCAGGGCGGCCTCGGCTGGTTCATCTTCGAGAACCGCAATCTGCTGGATATTCCGGCGGTGTTCGCCGGCCTGTTGACGGTGATCGTGATCGGCTTGATTGTCGAGAACCTGATCTTCCGCACCATCGAACGCAATACCGTCCAGAAATGGGGCACGCAGTCATGA
- a CDS encoding GntR family transcriptional regulator, which yields MAPPNSASRRAAPRSTGGLDRDRQAAPQVFERLRSMIISLELPPGSPLSRAALAGQFGVSSTPIRDALMRLEEEGLVDVFPQHATVVSRVDVRLAQQAHFLRQAVELEIVRGLAIQHDETLVAELHATIALQQQYAKAGDFEKFMAADNEFHSQLYTAADKQDIWALVRSRSGHIDRLRRMHLPSPGKAQDIVRHHRLIAKAIDAGEPDEAQKHLRTHLSGTLSELARIRSRYPEYLSN from the coding sequence ATGGCTCCCCCGAACTCCGCCTCCCGCCGCGCAGCCCCGCGTTCCACAGGCGGGCTCGATCGCGATCGCCAGGCCGCGCCGCAGGTGTTCGAGCGCCTGCGCAGCATGATCATTTCGCTGGAGCTGCCGCCGGGATCGCCGCTGTCGCGCGCCGCATTGGCAGGCCAGTTCGGCGTCAGCTCGACGCCGATCCGCGATGCGCTGATGCGGCTCGAGGAGGAAGGCCTCGTCGACGTCTTCCCGCAACATGCCACCGTGGTCAGCCGGGTCGACGTACGGCTGGCGCAGCAGGCGCATTTCCTGCGGCAGGCGGTCGAACTCGAAATCGTGCGCGGGCTCGCGATCCAGCATGACGAAACGCTCGTCGCCGAGCTTCACGCGACGATTGCCCTCCAGCAGCAATACGCCAAGGCCGGCGATTTCGAAAAATTCATGGCCGCCGATAACGAGTTCCACAGCCAGCTCTACACGGCTGCCGACAAGCAGGACATCTGGGCGCTGGTGCGCAGCCGCAGCGGGCATATCGACCGGCTGCGCCGGATGCATCTGCCCTCGCCGGGCAAGGCGCAGGATATCGTGCGGCATCACAGATTGATCGCAAAAGCAATCGATGCGGGGGAACCCGACGAGGCGCAGAAGCATCTGCGCACACATCTGTCGGGCACGCTCAGCGAACTCGCCCGGATTCGATCGCGATATCCGGAATATCTCAGCAACTGA
- a CDS encoding S9 family peptidase gives MTEAAIKQTSLPAPSAPRRPHSFTTHGITVTDDYAWLKDARWQEVLRDPSILDPDIRKYLEAENDYTESLLGHTASLQKKLVAEMRGRIKEDDSSVPAPDGPFAYLRKFREGGQHELFGRTPRDGGDVEIVLDGDALAANHEYFKFGSARHSHDHKLQAWSADTKGSEYFSIRVRDWADGTDRDDLVEETDGGIVWSKDCTSFFYVKLDDNHRPMQVWRHRLGTKQADDTLVYEEQDSGWFTHLHESSSGRFCVIAGGDHETSEQRLIDLANPEAPPLLVAAREEGVQYSLADRGDELFILTNADGAIDFKVVTAPLAAPERANWRDLIPYRDGVYVLDVELYAGHMVRLERANALPAIIIRDLKTGEEHAIAFDEAAYSLDTMGGYEFETTNLRFSYSSMTTPAEVYDYDMATRARLLRKRQEIPSGHNPADYVTTRIMATSHDGAQVPVSILHRKDLVRDGKAPLLLYGYGSYGMAMPASFAANRLSLVDRGFVYAIAHIRGGADKGWGWYLDGKREKKTNSFDDFAAAGRALIEAKYTNAKRIVGHGGSAGGMLMGAIANRSGELFAGIVAEVPFVDVLNTMLDDTLPLTPPEWPEWGNPIESEKDFRTILSYSPYDNLAAKEYPAILAMGGLTDPRVTYWEPAKWIARLRATMSGGGPVLLRTNMGAGHGGASGRFNRLDEVAIAYAFALWAVGLAERGEV, from the coding sequence GTGACAGAAGCAGCCATCAAACAGACTTCCCTGCCCGCCCCATCAGCGCCGCGCCGCCCGCATTCCTTCACCACGCATGGCATCACGGTGACGGATGATTACGCATGGCTGAAAGACGCCAGATGGCAGGAAGTGCTGCGCGATCCCTCGATCCTGGATCCGGATATCAGAAAATATCTGGAAGCCGAGAACGACTACACCGAAAGCCTGCTCGGCCACACGGCCTCCTTGCAGAAGAAGCTGGTCGCAGAGATGCGCGGCCGGATCAAGGAAGACGATTCCAGCGTGCCTGCGCCGGACGGTCCGTTTGCCTATTTGCGGAAATTTCGGGAGGGCGGGCAGCATGAACTGTTCGGCCGCACGCCGCGCGACGGCGGCGACGTCGAGATCGTGCTCGACGGCGATGCGCTGGCCGCGAACCATGAGTATTTCAAGTTCGGCAGCGCGCGGCATTCGCATGACCACAAACTACAGGCGTGGAGCGCCGATACCAAGGGCTCCGAATATTTTTCGATCCGCGTGCGCGACTGGGCCGATGGCACCGATCGCGACGACCTCGTCGAGGAGACCGACGGCGGCATCGTCTGGAGCAAGGATTGCACCAGCTTCTTCTACGTCAAACTCGACGACAATCATCGCCCGATGCAGGTGTGGCGGCATCGGCTTGGCACCAAGCAGGCTGACGACACGCTGGTTTATGAAGAGCAGGACTCCGGCTGGTTCACGCATCTGCACGAGAGCTCTTCCGGCCGCTTCTGCGTCATCGCCGGCGGCGACCATGAGACCTCGGAGCAACGGCTGATCGATCTGGCCAATCCCGAAGCGCCGCCGCTTCTGGTCGCGGCGCGCGAGGAAGGCGTGCAGTATTCGCTCGCCGACCGCGGCGATGAGCTGTTCATTCTCACCAATGCGGACGGCGCAATCGACTTCAAGGTCGTCACCGCACCGCTTGCCGCGCCCGAACGCGCCAACTGGCGCGACCTGATTCCATATCGCGATGGCGTCTATGTGCTCGATGTCGAACTCTATGCCGGCCACATGGTGCGGCTGGAGCGCGCCAACGCGCTGCCTGCGATCATCATCCGTGACCTCAAGACCGGCGAAGAGCACGCCATCGCCTTCGACGAGGCCGCCTATTCGCTCGACACCATGGGCGGCTACGAGTTCGAGACCACGAATTTGCGGTTTTCCTATTCGTCGATGACGACGCCGGCGGAAGTCTATGATTACGACATGGCGACGCGGGCGCGCCTGCTGCGCAAGCGGCAGGAAATTCCGTCCGGCCATAACCCGGCCGACTATGTCACCACGCGCATCATGGCGACCTCGCACGACGGCGCGCAGGTACCGGTCTCGATCCTGCACCGCAAGGATCTGGTGCGCGACGGCAAGGCACCGCTGTTACTCTACGGCTACGGCTCCTACGGCATGGCGATGCCGGCATCGTTTGCCGCCAACCGGCTGTCGCTGGTCGATCGCGGTTTTGTCTACGCCATCGCGCATATCCGCGGCGGCGCCGACAAGGGCTGGGGCTGGTATCTCGACGGCAAGCGCGAGAAGAAGACAAATTCGTTCGATGATTTCGCAGCGGCAGGGCGCGCGCTGATCGAGGCAAAGTACACGAATGCGAAGCGCATCGTCGGCCATGGCGGCAGCGCCGGCGGCATGCTGATGGGCGCGATCGCCAACCGATCAGGCGAATTGTTTGCCGGCATCGTCGCCGAAGTGCCGTTCGTCGATGTGCTCAACACCATGCTCGACGACACGCTGCCGCTGACGCCGCCTGAATGGCCGGAATGGGGCAACCCGATCGAAAGCGAAAAGGATTTTCGCACCATTTTGTCGTACTCGCCCTACGACAACCTCGCGGCCAAAGAATATCCGGCGATCCTGGCGATGGGCGGGCTGACCGATCCGCGTGTCACCTATTGGGAGCCGGCGAAATGGATCGCACGCCTGCGCGCGACCATGAGTGGCGGCGGCCCGGTGCTGCTGCGCACCAACATGGGCGCCGGCCACGGCGGCGCGTCGGGGCGGTTCAACCGGCTGGATGAAGTCGCGATCGCCTATGCGTTTGCGCTGTGGGCGGTTGGACTGGCGGAGAGGGGTGAGGTGTAG
- a CDS encoding ABC transporter substrate-binding protein: MWSACAGVVAMLILLPGSRASAQQKSEVTLSRQPGIFYMPSHIMEKNKLIEKHAASLGLPGVTTKWINLSGGGAQTDALLAGSVDILNTGTGNLLLLWDRTRGGVKGIVATSAQPMTLISRDPNIKSIKDFGPNDKIAVPTVKVSTQAIVLQIAAAEAFGADQWSKLDPNTVQLGHPDAYVALTNTQHEVRNHFSIPPFTFLELKNVPGAHVVLSSPDVMGGPLSQAQFFTTTKFADANPKIVQAVRDATKEAQDLIRSDTRAAVEIYKEVTGDKTSVEDLLAWLKEPGMMEWNLQPQGTMKFAAHLFKVGTLKTMPKAFTDYYLPAAHDLKGN, encoded by the coding sequence ATGTGGAGCGCCTGCGCGGGCGTCGTTGCGATGCTGATTTTGCTGCCGGGCTCCCGGGCATCGGCCCAGCAGAAGTCGGAAGTGACGCTGTCGCGGCAGCCGGGCATTTTCTACATGCCCTCGCACATCATGGAAAAGAACAAGCTGATCGAGAAGCATGCGGCTTCCCTCGGCCTGCCCGGCGTCACCACCAAATGGATCAATTTGAGCGGCGGCGGCGCGCAGACCGATGCCTTGCTGGCCGGCAGCGTCGATATCCTCAACACCGGGACCGGCAATCTGCTGCTGCTGTGGGATCGCACCCGCGGCGGCGTCAAGGGCATCGTCGCCACCTCGGCGCAGCCGATGACGCTGATCAGCCGCGATCCGAATATCAAGTCGATCAAGGATTTCGGCCCGAACGACAAGATCGCGGTGCCCACCGTCAAGGTCTCGACGCAGGCGATCGTGCTGCAGATCGCCGCCGCCGAAGCCTTCGGCGCCGACCAATGGTCGAAGCTCGATCCCAACACCGTGCAGCTCGGCCATCCCGACGCCTATGTGGCGTTGACCAACACGCAGCACGAGGTGCGCAATCATTTTTCGATTCCGCCGTTCACGTTCCTCGAATTGAAGAACGTTCCCGGTGCGCATGTGGTGCTGTCGTCGCCCGATGTGATGGGTGGCCCGCTCAGCCAGGCGCAGTTCTTCACCACGACCAAATTCGCCGACGCCAATCCGAAGATCGTGCAGGCGGTACGCGACGCCACCAAGGAGGCGCAGGACCTGATCCGCAGCGACACCAGGGCTGCGGTCGAAATCTACAAGGAAGTCACCGGCGACAAGACCAGCGTCGAGGATTTGCTGGCGTGGCTCAAGGAGCCCGGCATGATGGAGTGGAACCTGCAGCCGCAGGGCACTATGAAATTCGCCGCCCACCTGTTCAAGGTCGGCACGCTGAAGACCATGCCAAAAGCCTTCACCGATTACTATCTGCCGGCCGCGCACGACCTGAAGGGCAATTGA